The Carassius auratus strain Wakin unplaced genomic scaffold, ASM336829v1 scaf_tig00028720, whole genome shotgun sequence genome has a segment encoding these proteins:
- the LOC113079605 gene encoding zinc finger B-box domain-containing protein 1-like gives MNLNNFVVLPSKPKSMKLNVRNLRELRMETVQLDQHAKEMESRLEELRQRMNQEKEEREKMGASHWRSAQPGVQSVKTNKENAPHRLSPGKMKIRVLKDEPVPAVQKQVIAERVAKVHGTNRKLNLRGKVCGQCEVQLAGLTCAECGEDYCVGCFVRFHQKGALKRHRMVPVQVRRRSDNHPPSHTHTHTHPQQRQAQTSRFSLPPPCRFLETQNAGDH, from the exons ATGAATTTAAACAACTTTGTGGTACTTCCCAGCAAGCCCAAGTCAATGAAGTTAAATGTCAG GAATCTCCGGGAACTGCGTATGGAAACAGTGCAGCTGGATCAACATGCCAAGGAGATGGAGAGCAGACTGGAGGAGCTCAGACAGCGTATGAACCAGGAGAAAGAGGAGAGGGA GAAGATGGGAGCTTCTCACTGGCGTTCAGCACAGCCCGGAGTTCAGAGCGTCAAGACAAACAAGGAGAACGCACCTCACAGA CTCTCTCCAGGCAAGATGAAGATTAGAGTGCTGAAGGACGAGCCTGTACCAG CAGTACAGAAGCAGGTAATAGCGGAACGAGTCGCCAAGGTACACGGCACTAACAGGAAGCTCAACCTGAGGGGAAAAGTCTGTGGACAGTGTGAAGTTCAGCTGGCCGGACTG ACGTGTGCAGAATGCGGAGAAGATTATTGTGTGGGCTGCTTCGTCAGATTCCACCAGAAGGGGGCACTGAAGCGCCATCGTATGGTTCCCGTACAGGTGAGGAGGCGTTCTGACAACCACCCtccatcccacacacacacacacacacaccctcagcaGCGACAGGCACAAACCTCCAGATTCAGCCTTCCTCCTCCATGCCGTTTCTTAGAAACGCAGAATGCTGGTGACCATTAG